Below is a genomic region from Rhineura floridana isolate rRhiFlo1 chromosome 5, rRhiFlo1.hap2, whole genome shotgun sequence.
ccctcagacttttctggagctaaaggaacccccagttctttagttaaagctgcaaaggattgcatcagatggaggcaatgtgaagacccagctggcccaataaacaaaaaatcgtccagataatgagcagagaaggatgaagaggctttcctcctcaatgcccattcaagaaatgtgctgaatgcttcaaaagcagcacacgacatggaacaacccattggcatagccctatctacataaaactgaccccgaaatttaaaaccaagccaatccacatcctcagggtgaacaggtaggaggcgaaaagcggattttatgtcGCACTTAGCCATTAAAGTGCCCCTACCGGCTTtgcgaactactctcactgcctcatcaaaagacgtatatctaactgatgtgtATGACTGAGAaatcccatcattaacagaggtgccttttgggaatgacaaattatggattaaacgatattccccaggctgcttcttgggaataatacctataggagatatcctcaaattttttaagggtggaacagagaaagggccagatatccggtcagcaattatttccttattaatttttgctaacaccaccgaagccatgttgctgagagagggctgatttgatgaggaagtagctatcctaggaccctcaaatggaatacggaagccttccttgaaaccatgaagcaaaaaactagcagcttgcctatTGGGGTAAAACCACAACCACCCTTCCAAAGGAATTAACTtaatcgggctactggccttgcgacataccgccgctgttgccaggccctcatttgggctgttgctgttcccctgtaccctgtcgagctgTACGCGCTCACTGGCATGAtgagctggggtggttgccaccacatgAACCACAGACGTGTCTGAACTTACATGGCCGTCTGAGGCAACGGCCtgtactattaaatgtccagcagacatgctgggattgaacccaccgccTGCCTTGGCCTGAGCCGAAGGCGGAAGTTTGTGCACGTGCTAATATATGTCCACTATCAGCTCTGTCTCCTAAAGTGGGCCTGGCGGGAGTCATAGAGCGGAGCCACAGGCCCGTGTGCTCgatatcccaacgaagggtggggtccaacgcCGCTCTCTGTCTAAAATTTCCATCATAACGCAACCAAGCGCTCTCAGAACTCACGGAAGGcccgatgaacaatgtcctgatatttaatcatggacaaagccctcgATGGGTAAGCttgagtcataacgcccatatagatagtataggcgctcaaccaattaggccacaatCGATCGACCTTCCTTTTCATGGCCGCCTCACGCTCCTTAAGTTCCTGACCTTCCTTGGGCTTTatctcattttcacgaaacaaaAGAGTGAACAGGTCAATATATTCCCCACgccaatttttttctttagtagctAACAGTAAATGGTCGCCCAGTGGAAGGGAAATATCGCCATGTGGATAAACTCCCTGAGGGAGAGGCAAATACGCAGGAGATTGTGCGGAAGAAGCCACCGGCAGCTGCCACGGAGTCACGGCCGCCGTCGGCCAAGGTAACTGGGGTTGCTGCGAAACCAACACACCACCCATAAACACTAACGGGTGAGTAGTATTGCTAGGGAACTGAGAACCTGCCATTGGAGTGTCACGAGGAGGAGCAATAGAATCCTGAACCTGTGTGTGAAGAGCTTGTGACTGTGCAATTtgctcacctgcataagcagccggAGAGGCAACCACTGGGGGTGCGACAAACCCCGAAGCTCCCACAGGCAGAGCCGTGGCCGCCGGTGGCGAAAACGGCAGTGGCGCTTGAAGAGGCCCAACAGCAGGTATGACTGGAACCGCAGGAGAAGAGATGGTATCTGGAACCGCAGGCAAAGCAGCTGGCGACCCAGCTGCTAAGGGCTCTTCAATGGGTACTGCAGCTTCAAGAAcaccaatcctggaaaccaaatcagcaagaatatgATTTTTAGGCACTTTAGAAGCCAaccgtgcagatttcttacctgctggagcgGTACTTGTACCCGTATCAGCGTCCAGCGGCtgcctgcgttccttttccagcgcctcaACTCTAGCTACCAAcgcacggatggtccccaaatcctcctcatCATCATAAGACATGTCCTGCTGAATTGGCGGGCGCTTTGTAGTCTGCTTCACAAcacgcaccccttttttctgctgagctttcttgggtggcatatttgtaaagaccaaataacaacaattatacaaCATACCAAATGCAAGTGTGACCTAATTATGAATTTaccaactcttttttttaaaacagtgcaCGTACAGTGCAATATAACTACAATCCACCAATTAActtaacctattattattattacacgtattaattattatttatttatttttatttccaggtaagtattATAATCTGGAATTAAGGGGGGTGGAGGATTTAAGGGAAAGGGAAGTGGGGGGTGTTTGATAAAGGGTATTTATTAAactcaataaaatgaacaaacaacAACTTTTAAATGAGTTTTAACTAACAATATACCTTAAGAATAAATTACCTAAGCTATAATTATGAATTTATGCAATATTATGCTATAAATATGTTAGGAATAAATTTATTCTCGACCCC
It encodes:
- the LOC133385994 gene encoding uncharacterized protein LOC133385994; its protein translation is MLYNCCYLVFTNMPPKKAQQKKGVRVVKQTTKRPPIQQDMSYDDEEDLGTIRALVARVEALEKERRQPLDADTGTSTAPAGKKSARLASKVPKNHILADLVSRIGVLEAAVPIEEPLAAGSPAALPAVPDTISSPAVPVIPAVGPLQAPLPFSPPAATALPVGASGFVAPPVVASPAAYAGLLSLSVHVRIVLCGHSILFWAHRRASSSIPGTQLQLSAVATVIGCAVAISLPDYVFGRSASCIVDSFGGK